The DNA region CAGCAGGGCTCAcacactgctcctgcagctggcgACACTGAGGCTGGCAGCTCAGGTTCAGCTCCTGGTTTGGGCAGGACACAGCTGCCTATGTCAGCTGGCTCTCTGCAGCGGAGAAGAAAGCATCAGGctctgtgcagtgctgcagggagcagcaccccaaaaccccctcCCCTTGTatcccctgctgccagccacaaATCCCACCCGGAGCTCAGAGCCACTGGGGTCACATCCAGCAAAGGAGTGACTCCTTCAGCCCTGCCCGCCAGGCTGGCTCCCCCCATGCACTAGAAGCACCATAGCTCCACACTCCCAGAGACACTCCAGGACTTTGGGAAAGGCAGGGGGTTGGCACTGGCACCGCTCAAAGACTCACCTAGCATCTGAAGAATGCGCAGCGCCGCTGCAGCCTTCGCCTCCTcgtgcctgctcctgcctggcccaTTCTGCCAGACCCACGTGAACCCACTGAAGGGCACAGAACACCCTGGGATCACCACTTGGCACCAGAACCTCAGCCACCCACTGGGGTCTGCCTGGACACACTTGGTGAGGAACATGGGGGTCCCCCGGTACTGCCTCCAGCACAGCGTGTTCAGGCGGTCCACTGCGCTGCACAGCAGCGGAGACAGGGGTGCCTGCGTGGGGACTCCCAGGCACTTGTCCCCTTGGACCTGGCTGAATGATGGCTTCTCCCTGCATGACTGCAGTTTCTTCTTCAGGTCGGGGTTCAGCCAATCCACCCTCACATATGGGCCACTGAGCCTGTTCCCTAGGAGagatgggcagcagctggcagatgTTCAGACACTAGCCATCCAGtaccacccaccccccaccctgtcCTGTCCCCCACCACTTGGCACAGCGACACCCTGCCCACGGGTGGTCTGGCACCGACCCACACTGTATGAACTGCACAGGACCctttcccctgcctgcacaACCACTCACACAGCCGCAGGATGGTTGCTTCTCCACCCCCGGCTGCTGCCAAGGTGGCCTTGGGGCTGCAAAGCTCAGGGAATTTTAGGGGCAGCCTGATTTTAGGGACAGGTGCAAAGACGTCAAAGCCAAGCACTTCTCTGCTGGGGCAGAACCAGGTACAAACCAGGACTCTGGAGGTTCTGGTTCTGTCTGGGAAACACATCCCATCACAGGGCTGTGCAACCGCAGGACGGGGCACTGAGGGGTAGGGCATATCCCCGAGGAGGGTTTAATAACTTGGTCAACACTCTGCATGCACTGGGCTGGTATTGGTGAtgctcctgctctgagcaggcagctgcctgatGACCTCCAGCAGCCCCTTTACCTCAGCACCACTTGGTCTGCAAAAGGGCTGCCGGGGATCCGGACCACTGAGGACAACGGGCCTCCCATGGGACACAGGGAGAGAACAGGGGATGTCTCAGGGCTGAAATCACCTCACAGCTGAGTCTGGAGGTGGGATCGGTCCTTCCTTAGAGATACCAGGAAGACCAGCATCCCAAGCAGCGTCCCACAGCACCCCAACCTCCCACTTACCTTCCATCAGGGTTTTCTTGGCCATGGCAGCAGCCTGGTGTGAGCTGTATTTCAGCACAGCAAGCTGTGCCCATTTCTGGCAGGGGCTGGTATGCAGGGTGACCTTGAGAACCCCCTCCGTGACCTGCCGCAGCATGGCCTCCACCTCCTTCCGGCTCACCGAGGTGGCCAGGCCATCCACGCTCAGCTCGCACTTATCCGTGCTCTTGCACACCATGATGGCACAGCCCTCCCGCACCTCAAAGTTGTTGAGGGCAGCGATGGCCTCTTTGGCGCTGCGCCGGCTACTGTACTTGGCGTAGGCAAAGCCCCGGTTCAGCCCACTGAAGGTCATCATGAGGCGGAACTCGTAGAGCTTCCCCGCGCTCTGGAAGAGTGGGATCAGTGTGTTCTCATATATGTCCTGCGGCAGCTTCCCAATGAACACTTCCGTGCCCGCTGGTGGTGCGTCGCCCACCCAGCCTGCAGGCACACAGCAACACAGTGCACGTGGGTGAGATCCACCTCACCTCCGTGCCCGCCAGGCACCCTACGTGCTGTGCTCCCAGGGCACCATGGTACTGAGATATTCTTCTCACATACCTGGAGGGGGGCCACCATACCGCCTCTGCCCGTTGGTCTGCACCAGGTTGATGCCGGTTTCTTTCGCCCAGGCAAGCAGGGCCATCTTGTTGGCCTTATTAACACTGGTAATCCATGCCTGAAGAGGGAGATGATACTGGGGCTTGCTGGGGCAAAGAGTTTCCAGCCTCCCAACTAGGGGCATCCCAAACCCACGAAGCAACTGCAAGGCCTAGCACCGACCGGCACGTGGAGAAGCAAACACTGAACCCCTCTGCCCTGAGGAAACCTGAGGGGCCTCTCAACACTGCACATCCAAGGAGTACCATGCCCACTGCCCAAGCCTGCTCCACGTGACTAAGTCCAGCaacttcagcagagcacaaggacaccagcagctcccctgtGGCTGCCTGCAAGGGCTCTGAGAGCCAAGGCCCAGATGGCTGCTCACTGGTGCTGCaagaaggggctggagcatggaGTCAAGGTGACCATCAGGCCGTGAGATCCCACACAGGCTGGGACCCCAAGACAGCCAACTCTCTTCTACCAGCATCTCCTCAAGCTTCTGAGGCCATCACAGAGGGTTTGGAGACACCATCTGTGTGCCAATGCCATCAGGGTTTAGCTCACTAAGGTCTCATCAGGGCCTGTGAAACCGTGCCTTCACCTCGCCCATCACCCCCGCATCCCCAGGCACCTCTCCCCCTCCAAGGGGTTTCATCTTTCCTGAAGACAAAAACCCACCTTTGGATGACAGTGGGGGTCAAACCGAGGCAATcttgctgtgaggagcaggaaggccaacagcatccccCGCCACGGCCCTGGGCTCCCAGGGCCGGGTCCCAGCACAGGGCACCACCTGGCCCCCCCGGTaccgggggctgcggggggcgccAGGGCTCTGGGGGAG from Falco biarmicus isolate bFalBia1 chromosome 8, bFalBia1.pri, whole genome shotgun sequence includes:
- the DND1 gene encoding dead end protein homolog 1 isoform X2, giving the protein METVETAWITSVNKANKMALLAWAKETGINLVQTNGQRRYGGPPPGWVGDAPPAGTEVFIGKLPQDIYENTLIPLFQSAGKLYEFRLMMTFSGLNRGFAYAKYSSRRSAKEAIAALNNFEVREGCAIMVCKSTDKCELSVDGLATSVSRKEVEAMLRQVTEGVLKVTLHTSPCQKWAQLAVLKYSSHQAAAMAKKTLMEGNRLSGPYVRVDWLNPDLKKKLQSCREKPSFSQVQGDKCLGVPTQAPLSPLLCSAVDRLNTLCWRQYRGTPMFLTKCVQADPSGWLRFWCQVVIPGCSVPFSGFTWVWQNGPGRSRHEEAKAAAALRILQMLESQLT
- the DND1 gene encoding dead end protein homolog 1 isoform X1 — protein: MPLVGRLETLCPSKPQYHLPLQAWITSVNKANKMALLAWAKETGINLVQTNGQRRYGGPPPGWVGDAPPAGTEVFIGKLPQDIYENTLIPLFQSAGKLYEFRLMMTFSGLNRGFAYAKYSSRRSAKEAIAALNNFEVREGCAIMVCKSTDKCELSVDGLATSVSRKEVEAMLRQVTEGVLKVTLHTSPCQKWAQLAVLKYSSHQAAAMAKKTLMEGNRLSGPYVRVDWLNPDLKKKLQSCREKPSFSQVQGDKCLGVPTQAPLSPLLCSAVDRLNTLCWRQYRGTPMFLTKCVQADPSGWLRFWCQVVIPGCSVPFSGFTWVWQNGPGRSRHEEAKAAAALRILQMLESQLT